A window from Thermodesulfobacteriota bacterium encodes these proteins:
- a CDS encoding four helix bundle protein: MGRTHFENLEVYRLAERLADEVWAAVISWEPFARRTVGGQLVRAADSIGANIAEGYGRGSPVDHRRFVGTARGSLNEAQHWLRRAYLRGLLNENQVSRLKPLVDELGPRLNAYLRSIGRESSPNEPRDP; encoded by the coding sequence ATGGGGCGGACCCACTTCGAGAACCTTGAAGTCTACCGGTTGGCCGAGCGGCTGGCGGACGAGGTGTGGGCGGCGGTCATTTCCTGGGAGCCCTTTGCGCGAAGAACGGTGGGAGGGCAGCTCGTCAGGGCGGCGGACAGCATCGGCGCCAACATCGCCGAGGGGTACGGCCGCGGCAGCCCCGTGGACCACCGCCGCTTCGTCGGCACCGCCAGGGGCTCCCTCAACGAAGCCCAGCACTGGCTCCGGCGAGCCTACCTGCGCGGTCTCCTAAACGAGAACCAGGTCTCGCGCCTCAAACCTCTGGTAGACGAGCTGGGTCCCCGCCTCAACGCCTACCTGCGCTCCATCGGCCGCGAGTCATCCCCCAACGAGCCCCGAGACCCATGA
- a CDS encoding acyl-CoA dehydratase activase: MTQDFFLGLDLGSSWSKAVLLDRSGEVVARAIHRTGISFEDVAAELRRAALEAAGAEDGGRLACTVATGYGRRNVPFAEVRRTEISCHAKGAFHHFPREMDLVDIGGQDNKIVHIRQDGAVANFLMNRKCAAGTGAFVEEIAHRLDLPLGKIEAYAEAATKEITLSSFCTVFSATEVIKLIREGEGPENLCRGIFNSVVARVAEMGPLGNFIVVSGGVVAAFPVVAQLLASRTGAQVEIPPHPQYLGAFGAALIAAEEARRG, encoded by the coding sequence ATGACCCAAGACTTCTTCCTCGGGCTCGACCTCGGCTCCTCCTGGTCCAAGGCGGTCCTCCTCGACCGTTCGGGGGAGGTGGTCGCCCGGGCGATCCACCGCACGGGGATCTCCTTCGAAGACGTGGCGGCGGAGCTGCGCCGGGCCGCTCTGGAGGCGGCCGGGGCCGAGGACGGGGGGCGGCTGGCCTGTACCGTGGCCACGGGCTACGGGCGGCGCAACGTGCCTTTTGCCGAGGTGCGGCGTACCGAGATTTCCTGCCATGCCAAGGGAGCCTTCCACCACTTCCCCCGCGAGATGGACCTGGTGGACATCGGCGGCCAGGACAACAAGATCGTCCACATCCGCCAGGACGGGGCGGTGGCCAACTTCCTCATGAACCGCAAGTGCGCCGCCGGTACGGGCGCCTTCGTGGAAGAGATCGCCCACCGCCTGGACCTTCCCCTGGGGAAGATCGAGGCCTACGCCGAGGCCGCCACCAAGGAGATTACCCTCTCCTCCTTCTGCACGGTCTTCTCCGCCACCGAGGTGATCAAGCTCATCCGCGAGGGCGAGGGCCCGGAGAACCTGTGCCGGGGCATCTTCAACTCGGTGGTGGCCCGGGTGGCGGAGATGGGCCCCCTGGGCAACTTCATCGTCGTGAGCGGCGGCGTGGTGGCCGCCTTCCCCGTCGTCGCCCAACTCCTGGCCTCCCGCACCGGCGCCCAGGTCGAGATCCCCCCCCACCCCCAGTACCTCGGGGCCTTTGGGGCGGCGCTAATTGCTGCAGAAGAGGCACGTCGCGGGTAG
- a CDS encoding 2-hydroxyacyl-CoA dehydratase family protein, whose translation MANFKPFRATKQMKDLMAGHFREVDEASRDPGRKVAWCTSVGPAELLLSLGYTVYYPENHGALLGASRKANDFIPLANALGYSPDICSYLTSDIGSYLAKDTPLTKAYGLPGVPRPDVLVYNTNQCRDVQDWFSFYSREFGVPVVGVNSPTKIGEVTQPLVDGMVAQYKALISPLETIAGTRFDTDRFREVLALSAKTTRLWKACLFAGRHRPSPLTFFDATVLMGPAVVLRGTPGPVAFYRELLAELEERAAAGVGAVEGERHRFYWDGMPVWGKLRELSAFFQELHTAVVVSTYCNSWIFEAFEEADRGADPFEAMARAYLELFIVRSDAVKEEVIGRLAREFSVDGIVYHDAKTCPCNSNTRYGLPQRLKEKSGLPYVVFYGDLNDLRCFSEEQTRTNIEAFVEQLGG comes from the coding sequence ATGGCCAACTTCAAGCCCTTCCGCGCGACCAAGCAAATGAAGGACCTCATGGCCGGGCACTTCCGGGAGGTGGACGAGGCCTCCCGAGACCCTGGCCGCAAGGTGGCCTGGTGCACGAGCGTCGGCCCCGCAGAGCTCCTCCTGAGCCTCGGGTACACGGTGTACTACCCCGAGAACCACGGGGCGCTGCTCGGGGCCAGCCGCAAGGCCAACGACTTCATCCCGCTTGCCAACGCCCTGGGGTACAGCCCCGACATCTGCAGCTACCTCACCAGCGACATCGGCTCGTACCTGGCCAAGGACACGCCCCTCACCAAGGCCTACGGCCTGCCGGGAGTGCCCCGCCCCGACGTGCTCGTGTACAACACCAACCAGTGCCGCGACGTGCAGGACTGGTTCTCCTTCTACTCCCGGGAGTTCGGGGTGCCGGTGGTCGGGGTGAACTCCCCCACCAAGATCGGCGAGGTGACCCAGCCCCTGGTGGACGGGATGGTCGCCCAGTACAAGGCCCTCATCTCCCCGCTGGAGACGATTGCCGGTACCCGGTTCGACACCGACCGGTTTCGGGAAGTGCTGGCCCTCTCGGCCAAGACCACCCGGCTGTGGAAGGCCTGCCTCTTTGCCGGCCGCCACCGGCCGAGCCCGCTCACCTTCTTCGACGCCACCGTTCTCATGGGGCCGGCCGTGGTGCTGCGGGGGACCCCGGGCCCCGTGGCCTTCTACCGGGAGCTCCTGGCGGAGCTCGAAGAGCGGGCCGCCGCCGGGGTGGGCGCGGTGGAGGGCGAGCGCCACCGCTTTTACTGGGACGGCATGCCCGTGTGGGGCAAGCTCCGGGAGCTCAGCGCCTTCTTCCAGGAGCTGCACACCGCGGTGGTGGTCTCCACCTACTGCAACTCCTGGATCTTCGAGGCCTTCGAGGAGGCAGACCGGGGGGCCGACCCCTTCGAGGCCATGGCCCGGGCCTACCTGGAGCTCTTCATCGTACGCTCCGACGCGGTGAAGGAAGAGGTGATCGGCCGCCTGGCCCGGGAGTTCTCCGTGGACGGCATCGTGTACCACGACGCCAAGACCTGCCCGTGCAACTCCAACACCCGTTACGGCCTGCCCCAGCGCCTCAAGGAGAAGTCGGGCCTCCCCTACGTGGTCTTCTACGGGGACCTCAACGACCTGCGCTGCTTCTCCGAGGAGCAGACCCGCACCAACATCGAGGCCTTCGTGGAGCAATTGGGGGGGTAG
- a CDS encoding 3-hydroxyacyl-CoA dehydrogenase NAD-binding domain-containing protein, translating into MAQLKKIGVVGAGNMGSGIVQKLAQEGFTVVMQDLTSEFVARGRARIRTLLGEAVERKIFSPEQVEEILARIYDTTDLGELADCDYVIEAVFEDETVKKELFAGLGKICGPQTVLATNTSSFYVSSLAESAARPERVVGLHFFYHPAKNRLVEVIPGAKTSPAAVEASLQLSKRMGKVPIVCKDRPGFAVNRFFVPWLNESVRLLETGAADIPTIEAAAKKAFRIGMGPFELMNVTGVPIAYHAEATLGRELGGYYPPVARLVAQAEKNEPWNLEGAPDESKFQAVADRLMGVVFQVAGEILDEEVATLEDTDQGAKIGLLWALGPFELMNKVGTTRAIALAEAFCAEFGHPLAKSLGRQKAAGKPWPMRVVHLSVKDGIATLLINRPEALNALNEAVVDQLEKAFDEASARADVKAIVIEGAGKAFVAGADIKFFIDNIEAGRIPRIADFARRGQRVLRKLETSAKPVIAKVDGLSLGGGTELALACQAIVATDKAGFGFPETGIGIFPGLGGTQRTARIVGKELAKYLVFTGAPLDGKTAHEIGLAGYFVSSEEADAFIRGLVAQGTIPDKYAKKPVSKGWEAVAEAFSDDKVGDVIAGRSPNGDPRVQAAAKALPRKAPLAIRAANEILDEGMTVDLPAGLELEMSRLEEIFTTADALIGLKSVGVARPEFKGK; encoded by the coding sequence ATGGCACAACTCAAGAAGATCGGGGTCGTGGGCGCCGGCAACATGGGCAGCGGGATCGTGCAGAAGCTCGCCCAGGAGGGGTTCACGGTCGTAATGCAGGACCTCACGAGCGAGTTCGTGGCCCGGGGGCGCGCCCGCATCCGCACCCTGCTGGGGGAGGCCGTCGAACGCAAGATCTTCAGCCCCGAACAGGTCGAAGAGATCCTGGCCCGCATCTACGACACCACCGACCTCGGAGAGCTCGCCGACTGCGACTACGTAATCGAAGCGGTCTTCGAAGACGAGACGGTGAAGAAGGAGCTCTTCGCGGGCCTGGGCAAGATCTGCGGGCCCCAGACGGTGCTCGCCACCAACACCTCGAGCTTCTACGTCTCGAGCCTGGCCGAGTCCGCGGCGCGTCCCGAGCGGGTGGTGGGGCTCCACTTCTTCTACCACCCGGCCAAGAACCGCCTGGTGGAGGTGATCCCCGGGGCCAAGACCAGCCCCGCCGCGGTGGAGGCGAGCCTCCAGCTCTCCAAGCGGATGGGCAAGGTGCCCATTGTGTGCAAGGACCGGCCGGGCTTTGCCGTAAACCGCTTCTTCGTGCCCTGGCTCAACGAGTCGGTGCGGCTGCTGGAAACGGGCGCGGCGGACATCCCCACCATCGAGGCGGCGGCCAAGAAGGCCTTCCGCATCGGCATGGGACCCTTCGAGCTGATGAACGTCACGGGCGTGCCCATCGCCTACCACGCCGAGGCCACCCTGGGCCGGGAGCTGGGGGGCTACTACCCCCCGGTGGCGCGCCTTGTGGCCCAGGCCGAGAAGAACGAGCCGTGGAACCTGGAGGGGGCTCCCGACGAGTCGAAGTTCCAGGCCGTGGCCGACCGGCTCATGGGGGTGGTCTTCCAGGTGGCGGGCGAGATCCTGGACGAGGAGGTGGCCACCCTGGAGGACACGGACCAGGGGGCCAAGATCGGACTTCTCTGGGCCCTGGGGCCCTTCGAGCTCATGAACAAGGTCGGCACGACCAGGGCCATCGCCCTGGCGGAGGCCTTTTGCGCCGAGTTCGGCCACCCCCTGGCCAAGAGCCTCGGCCGGCAGAAGGCCGCGGGGAAGCCCTGGCCCATGCGGGTGGTGCACCTCTCGGTGAAGGACGGCATCGCCACCCTTCTGATCAACCGCCCCGAGGCGCTCAATGCCCTCAACGAGGCGGTGGTGGACCAGTTGGAGAAGGCCTTCGACGAGGCCTCCGCCCGGGCCGACGTGAAGGCCATCGTCATCGAGGGGGCGGGCAAGGCCTTCGTGGCCGGGGCCGACATCAAGTTCTTCATCGACAACATCGAGGCCGGCCGGATCCCGAGGATCGCCGACTTCGCCCGGCGGGGCCAGCGCGTGCTGCGAAAGCTCGAAACCTCCGCCAAACCCGTGATCGCCAAGGTGGACGGCCTCTCCCTGGGCGGCGGCACCGAGCTGGCCCTGGCGTGCCAGGCCATCGTCGCCACCGACAAGGCCGGCTTCGGCTTCCCCGAGACGGGCATCGGGATCTTCCCGGGCCTGGGCGGCACCCAGCGCACCGCCCGCATCGTGGGAAAGGAGCTCGCCAAGTACCTCGTCTTCACCGGGGCGCCGCTGGACGGCAAGACCGCCCACGAGATCGGGCTCGCCGGCTACTTCGTGAGCTCGGAGGAGGCCGACGCCTTCATCCGCGGCCTCGTGGCCCAGGGGACGATCCCGGACAAGTACGCCAAGAAGCCGGTTTCCAAGGGCTGGGAGGCGGTGGCCGAGGCCTTTTCCGACGACAAGGTCGGCGACGTGATCGCCGGCAGGTCGCCCAACGGCGACCCGAGGGTGCAGGCGGCCGCCAAGGCCCTGCCCCGAAAGGCCCCCCTGGCCATCCGGGCGGCCAACGAGATCCTCGACGAGGGCATGACCGTGGATCTCCCCGCCGGTCTGGAACTCGAGATGAGCCGCCTGGAGGAGATCTTCACCACCGCCGACGCCCTCATCGGCCTCAAGAGCGTGGGCGTGGCGCGGCCGGAGTTCAAGGGAAAGTAA
- a CDS encoding PfkB family carbohydrate kinase, with protein MTKSGRPLAFTAKQGQYLAYIDRYAQLHGRSPAEAELQAYFGVSPPSVHQMILTLERNGLISRIPGQARSIQVLVAREELPPLEASGPSLTRPGGRRQPLLRHPLPRRGFSRKIEAEVGRRKGTEGSPLGAVPPAPPELDLLCIGRACVDEVLEVEACPAEDAKVPVLARLREGGGQASTAACLAAHLGGRVGFVGVLGDDEAGRFARERMAAFGVDLSALPPPRGTTPTAWCLVSRARGTRTIVYETSPPEKLTWEEVRPAAARARALLVDRQGEHLLPELAPFCRERGILTVADAERAGPGWEETWGLADVLAMSQGFLEQAAPGLPPGEALRAVAARARGWCCATLGAEGAIALLDGRLLRIPALRVPVRDTTGAGDAFHGALALALARGLSREDALRYAVAAASLACRGLGGRSFPRRDEVDAALPRT; from the coding sequence ATGACGAAGAGCGGCCGTCCCTTGGCATTCACCGCCAAGCAGGGCCAGTACCTGGCCTACATCGACCGGTATGCGCAGCTCCACGGCCGGTCCCCCGCCGAGGCGGAGCTCCAGGCCTATTTCGGCGTCTCGCCGCCCTCGGTCCACCAGATGATCCTCACCCTGGAGCGCAACGGGCTGATCTCCAGGATACCGGGCCAGGCCCGGTCAATTCAGGTGCTCGTGGCACGAGAGGAGCTGCCTCCCCTGGAGGCCAGCGGCCCCTCGCTCACCCGCCCGGGGGGCCGCCGCCAGCCCCTGCTGCGGCATCCGCTCCCGAGAAGAGGGTTCTCGAGAAAGATCGAAGCGGAGGTGGGCCGACGGAAGGGCACAGAAGGGAGCCCCCTCGGCGCGGTGCCCCCTGCGCCCCCCGAGCTCGACCTCCTCTGCATCGGCCGGGCCTGCGTGGACGAGGTGCTGGAGGTGGAGGCCTGCCCGGCGGAGGACGCGAAGGTGCCGGTGCTGGCGCGGCTTCGGGAGGGGGGCGGGCAGGCGTCCACCGCGGCGTGCCTGGCCGCCCACCTGGGGGGGAGGGTGGGGTTCGTGGGGGTGCTGGGGGACGACGAGGCGGGGCGCTTCGCCCGCGAGCGCATGGCGGCCTTCGGGGTGGACCTCTCGGCCCTGCCCCCGCCCCGGGGCACGACCCCCACCGCCTGGTGCCTCGTCTCCCGCGCCCGGGGCACCCGGACCATCGTCTACGAGACCTCGCCCCCCGAGAAGCTGACCTGGGAGGAGGTTCGGCCCGCTGCGGCGCGGGCGCGTGCGTTGCTGGTGGACCGCCAGGGAGAGCACCTCCTGCCGGAGCTCGCCCCCTTCTGCCGGGAGCGCGGCATCCTCACCGTGGCCGACGCGGAGCGGGCCGGCCCGGGATGGGAGGAAACCTGGGGCCTCGCAGACGTGCTGGCCATGAGCCAGGGCTTCCTGGAGCAGGCAGCGCCCGGGCTCCCCCCGGGGGAAGCCCTGCGCGCGGTCGCGGCCCGGGCCCGGGGCTGGTGCTGCGCCACCCTGGGGGCCGAGGGAGCCATCGCCCTCCTGGATGGGCGCCTCCTGCGCATCCCGGCGCTTCGGGTCCCGGTGCGCGACACCACCGGGGCGGGCGACGCCTTCCACGGCGCCCTGGCGCTGGCCCTGGCGCGGGGGCTCTCCCGGGAGGACGCCCTCCGGTACGCCGTGGCGGCGGCCAGCCTAGCCTGCCGCGGGCTAGGGGGCCGAAGCTTTCCCCGCCGCGACGAGGTGGACGCCGCACTCCCCCGCACGTGA
- a CDS encoding plasmid pRiA4b ORF-3 family protein, translated as MTLKGAKPPVWRRILVPAEIRLSRLHDVLQAAMGWTNSHLHEFRVGRDVRIGTADPQWDAPGEVMDEHKVALSSLAPEPKDKLTYVYDFGDDWEHTVAVAKILEPSPGAIVPSCLSGKGACPPEDCGGVWGYGELLDVLADPDHPEREERLEWLGEDWDPLAFDLEAVNRRLAPFRKE; from the coding sequence GTGACGCTCAAGGGCGCCAAGCCGCCCGTGTGGCGCCGGATTCTGGTGCCCGCCGAGATCCGCCTCTCCCGGCTGCACGACGTGCTGCAAGCCGCCATGGGTTGGACGAACTCCCACCTCCACGAGTTCCGGGTGGGGCGCGACGTGCGGATCGGCACTGCCGACCCGCAGTGGGACGCGCCCGGAGAAGTGATGGACGAGCACAAGGTTGCCCTGTCTTCCCTGGCGCCCGAGCCCAAGGACAAGCTCACCTACGTCTACGACTTCGGCGACGACTGGGAGCATACCGTGGCAGTGGCGAAGATCCTGGAGCCTTCCCCCGGGGCCATCGTCCCGTCGTGCCTCTCCGGAAAAGGGGCATGCCCGCCCGAGGACTGCGGGGGTGTCTGGGGCTACGGCGAGCTGTTGGACGTGCTGGCCGACCCCGACCACCCGGAGAGGGAGGAGCGCCTCGAGTGGCTGGGGGAGGACTGGGACCCTCTGGCCTTCGACCTGGAGGCCGTCAACCGGCGGCTGGCGCCGTTTCGGAAAGAGTGA
- a CDS encoding sensor domain-containing diguanylate cyclase — MPRANPRRRARRARGENSPAAPALALRALVPAAHGAALLGGLFSPEPGLRPAALAALAGFIGYFLWRIQALVFRPRTSDLERAEVGLLAALGLSTALEAAGVPAAWALAAHAVLLVALAASVSFPALLVLPLAAVPLWKGDVSALLHLELVAGAAGVAALFEKRRRGRLQLTLDKLRLDQEHLDGPPQAGVGARRELSRFDDLLYTHLQQVKEHAGAHGAVLVVASPRGELFVRELVSDSHDLREDRVLNLEGTAFSWVLENRKPLSVGNLRDPASRLGYYGPGVPVRSFLGVPVLDGEQVQGVLAVDHLRENAFGETQAAFLKVGAHQVATILTQLRDLEQWKRRSNDYQHLHDFSKSLVTSRSVPEVLDLFLVTLQTRVKPDFSALALRAEEGRLRFHKVGDGRWAEWEGREFPAADGLAGWVLDGGPYLYYETPREGARRPLFSRELRAPEFGSLILQPLRAGGEAIGILCAASLSARAFDPAAVQFCEFLAQHGAQGLCLLRAHEELDRLARSDALTGLANRREFFARLAAEIQRSRRYEHGLSLLLLDVDHFKKVNDVHGHPAGDAVLRAVARALAGFARETDLAARHGGEEFALLLPSTAEAGARAVAERVRAGIEALQVEWEGKVLPVRASLGLAALEGDLEGADALVARADQALYAAKQTGRNKVVAYSEIREYASWR; from the coding sequence ATGCCCCGCGCTAACCCCCGTCGGCGCGCCCGGCGCGCCCGGGGCGAGAACAGCCCCGCAGCGCCGGCCCTTGCGCTCAGGGCACTGGTTCCCGCGGCCCACGGGGCGGCCCTCCTGGGGGGGCTCTTCTCCCCGGAGCCCGGGCTGCGCCCGGCCGCCCTGGCGGCCCTGGCCGGCTTCATCGGGTACTTCCTGTGGCGCATCCAGGCCCTGGTCTTCCGCCCCCGAACGTCGGACCTGGAGCGGGCCGAGGTGGGGCTGCTGGCCGCCCTGGGCCTCTCCACCGCCCTGGAGGCCGCCGGGGTTCCCGCCGCCTGGGCCCTGGCGGCCCACGCGGTGCTGCTCGTGGCGCTGGCGGCGAGCGTTTCCTTTCCGGCGCTCCTCGTCCTTCCCCTGGCGGCTGTGCCCCTGTGGAAGGGCGACGTCTCCGCCCTGCTACACCTGGAGCTCGTGGCCGGCGCCGCGGGGGTCGCGGCCCTGTTCGAGAAGCGCCGCCGGGGCCGCCTCCAACTCACCCTGGACAAGCTGCGCCTGGACCAGGAGCACCTGGACGGCCCGCCCCAGGCGGGGGTGGGCGCCCGTCGCGAGCTTTCGCGGTTCGACGACCTGCTCTACACCCACCTCCAGCAGGTCAAGGAGCACGCCGGCGCCCACGGGGCCGTGCTCGTGGTCGCCAGCCCCCGGGGGGAGCTCTTCGTGCGCGAGCTCGTCTCCGACAGCCACGACCTGCGGGAAGACCGGGTCCTCAACCTGGAAGGAACCGCGTTCTCGTGGGTTCTGGAGAACCGTAAGCCCCTCTCGGTGGGGAACCTGCGGGATCCTGCTTCCCGCCTCGGCTACTACGGGCCGGGGGTGCCCGTGCGCAGCTTCCTCGGGGTGCCCGTGCTCGACGGGGAGCAGGTCCAGGGCGTCCTCGCGGTGGATCACCTTCGGGAGAACGCCTTCGGCGAGACCCAGGCCGCCTTTCTCAAGGTGGGCGCACACCAGGTGGCCACGATCCTCACCCAGTTGCGCGACCTGGAGCAATGGAAGCGCCGCTCCAACGACTACCAGCACCTCCACGATTTTTCCAAGAGCCTGGTGACCTCCCGCAGCGTTCCCGAGGTCCTCGACCTCTTCCTGGTGACCTTGCAGACCCGCGTCAAGCCGGACTTCTCTGCGCTGGCGCTGCGCGCCGAGGAGGGCCGACTGCGCTTCCACAAGGTGGGCGACGGCAGGTGGGCCGAGTGGGAGGGCAGGGAGTTCCCCGCCGCGGACGGCCTCGCGGGGTGGGTGTTGGACGGTGGCCCCTACCTGTACTACGAGACCCCCCGAGAAGGGGCCCGCCGCCCGCTCTTCAGCCGGGAGCTGCGCGCCCCGGAGTTCGGCAGCCTCATCCTCCAGCCCCTGCGGGCGGGAGGCGAGGCCATCGGAATCCTGTGCGCCGCCAGCCTCTCCGCCAGGGCCTTCGACCCCGCGGCAGTCCAATTTTGCGAGTTCCTCGCCCAACACGGTGCCCAGGGCCTGTGCCTCCTGCGGGCCCACGAGGAGCTCGATCGCCTGGCCCGGTCCGACGCCCTCACGGGGCTGGCGAACCGGCGCGAGTTCTTCGCGCGGCTGGCCGCCGAGATCCAGCGCAGCCGCCGCTACGAGCACGGCCTCTCGCTCCTCCTCCTGGACGTGGATCACTTCAAGAAGGTCAACGACGTCCACGGCCATCCGGCGGGCGACGCGGTGCTCCGGGCCGTGGCCCGCGCCCTGGCCGGCTTCGCCCGGGAGACCGACCTGGCCGCCCGGCACGGGGGCGAGGAGTTTGCCCTGCTGCTGCCCAGCACCGCCGAGGCGGGCGCCCGCGCCGTGGCCGAGCGTGTGAGGGCGGGCATCGAGGCCCTGCAGGTAGAGTGGGAAGGAAAGGTGCTTCCGGTGCGGGCCAGCCTGGGTCTCGCCGCCCTGGAAGGGGACCTGGAGGGCGCCGACGCCCTGGTGGCCAGAGCCGACCAGGCCCTGTACGCCGCCAAACAGACCGGCCGGAACAAGGTGGTGGCGTACTCCGAGATCCGGGAGTACGCGTCGTGGAGGTGA